In the Corynebacterium gerontici genome, one interval contains:
- a CDS encoding fasciclin domain-containing protein, producing the protein MQLKRRPISTAAAVLAAAGLMLGACSTDSNEAESTSTAASSQTTTATSEAASTSTSGAMAAAAPKGPLCQAYADAHPDGPASLEVISGQNVVEALPNIPELSTLTAALTGELNPDVNLVATIKDGQWTIFAPTNAAFEKLDAATVEKLKTDSDLLSKILTYHVVDGKADVNAVVGEHTTVQGSKLKVTDGDPMKVNDATIGCGNVPTENAQVYLIDSVLLPAE; encoded by the coding sequence ATGCAGCTCAAGCGACGCCCCATCTCCACGGCAGCAGCCGTGTTGGCCGCAGCCGGACTGATGCTCGGCGCATGCTCAACTGACAGCAATGAAGCAGAGAGCACATCCACCGCAGCAAGCTCTCAGACCACCACCGCCACTTCCGAAGCCGCCTCAACGAGCACCTCTGGCGCCATGGCAGCGGCAGCACCGAAGGGGCCACTGTGCCAGGCATATGCTGACGCGCACCCGGATGGCCCGGCCTCCCTCGAGGTCATCTCCGGCCAGAATGTGGTTGAGGCACTGCCGAACATTCCCGAGCTCTCCACCCTGACCGCAGCGCTCACCGGCGAACTCAACCCAGATGTGAATCTGGTGGCCACCATCAAGGATGGTCAGTGGACCATCTTCGCTCCCACGAATGCAGCGTTTGAAAAGTTGGACGCGGCAACCGTCGAAAAGCTTAAGACTGATTCCGATCTGCTGAGCAAGATCCTGACCTACCACGTGGTCGACGGCAAGGCCGACGTCAATGCAGTCGTTGGTGAACACACCACCGTGCAGGGCTCCAAGCTGAAAGTCACCGATGGCGACCCGATGAAGGTCAATGACGCCACCATCGGCTGCGGCAACGTGCCCACCGAAAACGCACAGGTCTACCTGATCGACTCCGTCCTCCTCCCCGCCGAATAA
- a CDS encoding sigma-70 family RNA polymerase sigma factor, which translates to MPDTQLQPATLLEATSMGDVAAFEQLFRLLNRRVYGLAVRIVVDPALAEDVAHDAWLSVWNNAKSFDATKGSAEGWILSVTHRRAVDFLRSRSSQDKRNDDFAQQEARAIGGADEWALRLDEHAEVAACFEALSVKQREAVSLAYFKGFTYKQVAEQLGATHSAIKTRLRDAMAALRRCMSS; encoded by the coding sequence GTGCCAGACACTCAATTGCAGCCAGCTACGCTGCTCGAAGCCACGTCAATGGGGGACGTCGCTGCTTTCGAGCAGTTGTTTCGTCTGCTGAATAGGCGTGTCTACGGCTTGGCTGTGCGCATCGTCGTCGATCCGGCGCTCGCGGAAGACGTAGCCCATGACGCCTGGTTATCGGTGTGGAACAACGCAAAGAGTTTCGATGCCACAAAAGGCTCGGCCGAAGGTTGGATTCTGTCGGTGACGCACAGAAGAGCCGTAGATTTCCTGCGCAGCCGATCTTCGCAAGACAAGAGAAACGATGACTTCGCACAGCAGGAAGCACGCGCGATCGGCGGGGCCGATGAATGGGCGTTGCGCCTCGACGAGCACGCCGAAGTTGCAGCGTGTTTTGAAGCGCTGAGTGTGAAGCAGCGCGAGGCTGTATCTCTAGCTTACTTCAAAGGATTCACTTACAAGCAGGTAGCGGAACAATTAGGGGCGACTCATTCAGCAATTAAAACCCGACTGCGGGACGCAATGGCAGCGTTAAGGAGGTGCATGAGCTCGTGA
- a CDS encoding anti-sigma factor, whose translation MNAQQPSREELEMLAALSALGALPEDEQRAADELRDEEFAHHEGQFRDIAAGLSAEVAMPNEETAWQRLRADIGTEGASVTAIATRRKRQVWLASVAAVLVLIVGVIAVPRVMKSPESEVTQAAVNTVEVPVAGGTVTLEYRPGFDQAKVQLHNVPAPPPDQAYQMWLLKDSGPSSAGVMESEEVVPDMEADIDGVAQAKAFMITQEPAGGSSAPSKTLFEVSLES comes from the coding sequence GTGAATGCACAGCAACCATCACGAGAGGAGCTGGAGATGCTCGCTGCGCTTTCGGCTCTGGGGGCTCTGCCCGAAGATGAGCAGCGCGCCGCGGACGAGCTTCGCGATGAAGAATTCGCTCACCATGAAGGCCAGTTCCGTGACATTGCGGCCGGTCTGAGTGCCGAGGTAGCGATGCCGAACGAGGAAACTGCGTGGCAACGCCTGCGCGCTGACATCGGCACTGAAGGCGCATCCGTCACGGCCATTGCTACTCGACGCAAACGCCAGGTGTGGTTGGCGTCAGTAGCTGCAGTTCTGGTGCTCATTGTCGGTGTCATTGCAGTGCCCCGGGTGATGAAGTCTCCGGAATCGGAAGTGACGCAGGCGGCCGTGAATACCGTTGAGGTGCCGGTGGCTGGCGGCACGGTCACGTTGGAATATCGCCCAGGCTTTGATCAGGCAAAGGTACAGCTTCATAACGTGCCCGCTCCGCCCCCGGATCAGGCGTACCAGATGTGGCTGCTGAAAGACTCAGGACCAAGCTCGGCTGGCGTGATGGAATCGGAAGAGGTAGTTCCAGACATGGAGGCCGATATTGATGGTGTGGCGCAGGCCAAGGCCTTCATGATCACCCAAGAGCCTGCAGGCGGATCATCTGCGCCCTCAAAGACTCTGTTTGAAGTGTCACTTGAGTCCTAG
- a CDS encoding glycerophosphodiester phosphodiesterase family protein gives MKRAIAAGLAALALMSCSNNPGDFDLQGHRGARGEFTEESRQAFERALEVGVDTLELDVVMTADHVPAVWHDPIIEAEKCSGEYVGKPVRTLTFEQLQTLDCGKQLTDFPDASVVENNKILQLDNVFKLAKDHEVRFNIETKIEAEKPELSAPPQEFVDAIVASADRFGRRDDIMIQSFDWSSLELVPEGIERVALYDSTTFTPNSVWLGSATYDDGVVAAAQSVGATVLSPDYELVDQDLVNQTHAEGMKLIPWTVNDVDTARSLKKLGCDGIITDYPGKMSEAL, from the coding sequence GTGAAGCGCGCAATAGCGGCGGGACTTGCAGCGCTCGCCCTTATGAGCTGCAGCAATAATCCCGGAGATTTCGATTTGCAAGGTCACCGCGGAGCCCGCGGGGAATTCACGGAGGAATCCCGCCAGGCTTTTGAGCGGGCACTCGAAGTTGGCGTGGACACCTTGGAGCTTGATGTGGTGATGACAGCCGATCACGTCCCAGCCGTGTGGCACGATCCAATCATCGAGGCAGAGAAATGCTCAGGCGAATACGTAGGTAAACCGGTTCGCACGCTCACTTTCGAGCAGCTTCAAACGCTTGACTGCGGTAAACAACTCACTGATTTTCCGGACGCTTCTGTGGTGGAAAATAACAAGATTCTCCAGCTTGATAACGTCTTTAAACTCGCGAAAGATCACGAGGTACGTTTCAATATTGAGACGAAAATCGAAGCTGAAAAACCGGAGCTTTCCGCACCGCCACAAGAGTTCGTGGACGCCATCGTCGCCAGCGCAGACCGCTTCGGACGCCGCGACGACATCATGATCCAGAGCTTCGACTGGTCCTCGCTGGAGTTGGTACCGGAAGGTATCGAGAGGGTGGCACTGTACGATTCAACCACTTTCACCCCAAACTCTGTATGGCTCGGCAGCGCAACCTACGACGACGGCGTAGTGGCAGCAGCACAATCCGTGGGCGCAACCGTGCTGAGCCCCGACTATGAGTTGGTAGATCAGGACCTTGTCAATCAGACGCACGCAGAAGGCATGAAATTGATCCCCTGGACTGTCAATGATGTAGACACAGCGCGTTCGCTCAAAAAACTCGGCTGCGATGGCATTATTACCGACTACCCCGGCAAGATGAGCGAGGCGCTGTAA
- a CDS encoding MFS transporter, whose protein sequence is MKLGWLAAPPPQQRKTDSEIRSLYPRLRVQVFLGIFIGYAGFYLIRNNISLIAPLLLDDTGIDKVGVGIIANAVLFAYGLSKFFSAMISDQANARYFMPLGLALSAVMNLLIANVPYLSASVGIFATAMFLNGWFQGMGWPPCGRVLVHWYSTNERGSVTSLWNTAHNVGGAALPALVGVGLYFFHDQWQVAFWFPAVVALVVAAIGFLLVRDTPESQGLPPIEEYRNDPAKVSAADDGLTTAQRVYKHVLTNKTIVMLAIANVFVYALRYGVLNWVTVFLSEKHDAEIGKGLVGFAAFELAGIVGTIACGFMSDKIFHGFRSGAGILFTLGAGISIATYWLLPVGTPMWVLIVFVALIGGFIYGPVMLIGLQAIDLSPHNVAGTAAGFTGLFGYLLGATLASTGVGVIVQNFGWNITFMVFIAFALLTMLLFALVGKQERALMRSAK, encoded by the coding sequence ATGAAACTGGGATGGCTCGCTGCACCACCCCCTCAGCAGCGAAAAACAGACTCTGAAATTCGCAGCCTGTACCCGCGGCTGCGCGTGCAAGTCTTTTTGGGCATCTTCATCGGTTACGCCGGCTTCTACCTCATCCGCAACAACATCTCACTGATCGCACCTCTGCTGCTCGACGATACGGGGATCGACAAAGTCGGCGTCGGCATCATTGCCAACGCCGTTCTGTTTGCCTACGGGTTGTCGAAATTCTTCTCGGCCATGATCTCGGACCAGGCCAATGCCCGTTACTTCATGCCGCTGGGACTCGCGCTTTCTGCGGTGATGAACCTTCTGATCGCGAACGTCCCCTACCTTTCAGCATCAGTAGGCATCTTCGCCACCGCCATGTTCCTCAACGGCTGGTTCCAAGGTATGGGCTGGCCGCCATGCGGACGTGTGCTCGTGCACTGGTACTCAACCAATGAACGCGGGTCCGTCACTTCCTTATGGAACACCGCGCACAATGTTGGTGGCGCTGCACTTCCTGCATTGGTGGGTGTTGGCCTGTACTTCTTCCACGATCAATGGCAAGTAGCTTTCTGGTTCCCCGCAGTCGTGGCACTCGTAGTGGCAGCGATCGGCTTCCTGCTCGTGCGGGACACACCCGAATCCCAAGGTCTCCCGCCGATTGAGGAATACCGCAACGACCCAGCAAAGGTTAGCGCCGCCGACGATGGTCTCACTACAGCTCAGCGAGTATACAAGCACGTGTTGACCAACAAGACCATCGTGATGCTCGCCATCGCCAACGTGTTTGTTTATGCACTGCGCTATGGCGTACTCAACTGGGTCACTGTATTCCTCAGCGAAAAGCACGACGCGGAGATCGGCAAGGGGCTCGTGGGCTTTGCAGCCTTCGAGCTCGCCGGCATCGTTGGCACGATCGCATGTGGCTTCATGTCCGACAAAATCTTCCATGGCTTCCGCTCAGGTGCCGGTATCTTGTTCACACTCGGCGCAGGAATCAGCATCGCCACCTATTGGCTGCTCCCCGTTGGTACCCCAATGTGGGTCCTCATCGTGTTTGTTGCTCTCATCGGTGGCTTCATCTACGGCCCTGTAATGTTGATCGGTCTTCAGGCCATCGACCTTTCCCCACACAATGTGGCGGGCACAGCGGCGGGCTTCACCGGTCTTTTCGGCTACCTGCTCGGCGCCACCTTGGCTTCTACCGGTGTTGGCGTAATTGTGCAGAATTTTGGCTGGAATATCACGTTCATGGTGTTCATTGCCTTCGCTTTGCTCACCATGCTGCTCTTTGCTCTCGTTGGTAAGCAGGAGCGCGCGCTGATGAGGAGTGCAAAGTGA